In one window of Musa acuminata AAA Group cultivar baxijiao chromosome BXJ3-2, Cavendish_Baxijiao_AAA, whole genome shotgun sequence DNA:
- the LOC135631647 gene encoding beta-glucuronosyltransferase GlcAT14A-like has protein sequence MPLRSPASILSVTLGRRSWVMAMEKWLFRLISVSFVSVLLFLSAISGFTASYAFHARRPAPTDVHRGPAHLPAFAYYISGGRGDSRRVLRLLLAVYHPRNRYLLHLSADASESERADLAARVWLSIPAVRAFGNVDVVGKASAMTPMGSSGLAATLHAASALLRLDDGWDWFVTLSAEDYPLVTQDDLIYVFSNVPRNLSFVDHTSDLGWKENQRVQPIIVDAGLYLAKRKSFFKASQNRVTPESFKFFTGSPWVILSRSFIEYCILGWDNLARTLLLYFTNVMLSEEGYFHSVLCNSPNFQNTTVNSDLRYMVWDSPPMLEPHILNMTDFDQMTESGMPFARQFRQGDAVLDKIDSRILKRRYYKAVPGAWCSGKRRWWMDPCSQWGNADIVRPGPQAEKFEQLMKKVVEEWKSKSSSCR, from the exons ATGCCCCTTCGATCCCCGGCCTCCATCTTGTCTGTGACCCTTGGCCGCCGTTCCTGGGTTATGGCCATGGAAAAATGGCTGTTCCGCCTCATCTCCGTCTCCTTCGTCTCCGTGCTGCTTTTCCTCTCCGCCATCTCCGGCTTCACGGCCTCCTATGCTTTCCACGCCCGCCGGCCCGCCCCCACCGACGTCCACCGCGGCCCGGCCCACCTGCCCGCCTTCGCTTACTACATCTCCGGCGGCCGAGGCGACTCCCGCCGCGTCCTCCGCCTGCTCCTTGCCGTTTACCACCCCAGGAACCGCTACCTCCTCCACCTCTCCGCCGATGCCTCCGAATCGGAGCGGGCCGACCTGGCGGCCAGGGTCTGGCTTTCGATCCCTGCCGTACGAGCGTTTGGGAATGTGGATGTGGTCGGGAAGGCCAGCGCAATGACACCGATGGGGTCGTCTGGGCTTGCGGCCACGCTACATGCTGCCTCAGCGCTACTCCGGCTCGACGACGGCTGGGATTGGTTCGTGACGTTGAGCGCCGAGGACTATCCGCTTGTCACGCAAGACG atttgatttatgttttctcCAATGTGCCAAGGAACCTTAGCTTCGTGGACCACACCAGTGATCTTGGATGGAAAGA AAATCAGAGGGTTCAACCAATTATAGTTGATGCCGGGCTTTATTTGGCAAAGaggaagtcatttttcaaagcttCTCAGAATCGGGTCACCCCTGAATCTTTCAAGTTCTTCACAG GTTCTCCGTGGGTTATCCTGAGTAGGTCCTTCATAGAATACTGCATACTGGGTTGGGACAATCTAGCTCGCACTCTTCTCTTGTACTTCACAAATGTAATGTTGTCCGAAGAAGGTTATTTTCATTCGGTCCTATGCAACTCTCCTAATTTTCAGAATACAACAGTGAACAGTGACCTAAGGTATATGGTGTGGGATAGTCCTCCAATGCTGGAACCCCACATTCTTAACATGACAGATTTTGATCAGATGACAGAGAGTGGAATGCCTTTTGCTAGGCAGTTCCGTCAGGGTGATGCAGTGCTAGATAAAATTGATAGCAGGATACTGAAACGTCGCTACTACAAGGCCGTTCCTGGGGCTTGGTGCTCTGGCAAGAGGAGATGGTGGATGGATCCATGCTCTCAGTGGGGCAATGCTGACATTGTCAGACCTGGGCCTCAAGCAGAGAAGTTTGAACAATTGATGAAAAAGGTGGTAGAGGAATGGAAGTCAAAATCTAGCTCGTGCAGATAA
- the LOC103976408 gene encoding exonuclease 1 isoform X2: MFSRNYSPHEQKRSRQRRERPRSRVGMNGSKREDEFSILTPFPFLYYCLGSPPRRRRHHPPSPLSSDPPSVAPAIPILRGEGGKEEEKKKKKKHLGIRHMGIQNLLRFLKPFIRPVHIRKYAGKRVGIDAYSWLHKGAYSCSMELCLDMPGEAARRYLNYFMHHINLLRHYKIMPVVVFDGGSIPCKSATDHERHRRREANFELAKEKLKQGNTAGAIELFQKAVHVTPLMAHKLIQILRSEDVEFIVAPYEADAQLAYLSSLKPDQGGIAGVITEDSDLIAYGCQAIIFKMDRYGNGEEILMDKVFKSASDGLSFKDFDKELLTGMCVLAGCDFLPSIPGIGIKRAYSFVSKYKNLDRVLSVLRLDKRYKMPEDYCESFRKAVAVFHHARVYDMATRALKHLKPLEEKHLEFLNGDLDLLGPELPQSVAAAVAEGKLNPITMQHFDYLPNAEMCSESVSVLSYHRTSGDELRISFTEGSCITMCSSEQDHEEHIEDKLIVARETALDQKYIKEAFALGMLVAPAECHQVMELEVDKASVPDNNPFKKRKLEKSSSQKDDQRAALAVVTQDENSLGMVCSSPQSQESVESKPNKSTSIGKDKTRRGRPKTKNENKSAGIKKNVFAEGSIQ; this comes from the exons ATGTTCAGCAGAAATTACTCCCCACACGAG caGAAGCGCAGCAGACAAAGGCGGGAAAGGCCGCGAAGTCGAGTAGGAATGAATGGATCGAAGCGGGAAGACGAGTTCTCTATTTTAACCCCCTTCCCCTTTTTATATTACTGTCTTGGGTCCCCTCCTCGTCGTCGCCGTCACCAccctccctctcctctctcttCTGATCCCCCCTCCGTGGCACCGGCGATCCCAATCTTGCGAGGGGAGggtgggaaggaggaggagaagaagaagaagaagaagcacctgGGGATCCGACACATGGGCATCCAGAATCTCCTCAGATTCCTGAAGCCATTCATACGTCCCGTCCACATCAGGAAATACGCCGGGAAAAGG GTGGGCATCGATGCCTATTCGTGGCTCCACAAGGGAG CTTATTCTTGCAGTATGGAGCTCTGCCTCGACATGCCGGGTGAAGCTGCGAGGCGTTATCTCAACTACTTTATGCATCATATCAATCTCCTCCGGCATTACAAGATCATGCCTGTCGTCGTCTTTGACGGTGGCAGCATCCCTTGTAAGTCCGCCACGGATCATGAGCGCCACAG GCGAAGAGAAGCTAATTTTGAGTTGGCAAAAGAGAAGCTCAAGCAAGGAAACACTGCAGGTGCCATTGAACTTTTCCAG AAAGCAGTACATGTCACGCCTTTGATGGCTCATAAGCTGATTCAG ATCTTAAGATCAGAAGATGTGGAATTCATAGTTGCTCCCTATGAGGCCGATGCTCAATTAGCATACTTATCTTCCCTCAAACCTGATCAAGGAGGCATTGCAGGTGTAATAACAGAAGACAGCGACCTCATTGCATACGGTTGCCAGGCT ATCATATTTAAGATGGACCGCTATGGTAATGGTGAGGAAATTCTTATGGACAAAGTCTTCAAGAGTGCTTCTGATGGACTTTCCTTCAAGGATTTTGATAAAGAATTGCTCACAG GTATGTGTGTCCTGGCTGGATGCGACTTCCTTCCTTCCATTCCAGGAATTGGGATTAAGAGAGCTTATTCTTTTGTCTCCAAGTACAAGAACTTAGATCGT GTTCTGTCAGTTTTGAGACTTGACAAGCGATATAAAATGCCAGAAGATTACTGCGAGTCTTTTAGGAAAGCAGTTGCAGTCTTTCACCATGCTCGAGT ATATGATATGGCTACACGAGCATTAAAACATTTGAAGCCTTTAGAAGAGAAGCATCTGGAGTTTCTAAATGGTGATCTGGATCTTCTTGGACC TGAGCTCCCGCAATCAGTAGCTGCTGCTGTCGCTGAAGGCAAATTGAACCCCATTACCATGCAACATTTTGACTATCTCCCTAACGCTGAAATGTGCTCGGAGTCTGTCAGCGTCCTATCCTACCATCGTACATCTGGTGATGAATTGAGAATCTCATTCACAGAGGGGAGTTGCATTACAATGTGTTCATCTGAGCAAGACCATGAAGAACATATAGAAGATAAGCTTATCG TTGCAAGAGAGACTGCTCTGGATCAAAAGTACATTAAAGAAGCTTTTGCGCTGGGTATGTTGGTTGCACCAGCAGAGTGTCATCAAGTAATGGAGCTTGAAGTAGACAAGGCATCAGTACCTGATAACAATCCATTCAAGAAGAGAAAACTAGAAAAGAGTAGTTCTCAAAAGGACGACCAGAGGGCAGCACTGGCTGTGGTGACACAAGATGAAAACTCTCTTGGTATGGTGTGTTCTTCGCCGCAGTCACAGGAAAGTGTGGAGTCCAAGCCGAATAAGTCAACGTCCATCGGAAAAGATAAGACTCGGAGAGGGAGGCCTAAAACAAAGAACGAGAATAAGAGCGCAGGGATTAAGAAAAACG tatttgcagaaggcagtatccaGTAA
- the LOC103976408 gene encoding exonuclease 1 isoform X1: protein MFSRNYSPHEQKRSRQRRERPRSRVGMNGSKREDEFSILTPFPFLYYCLGSPPRRRRHHPPSPLSSDPPSVAPAIPILRGEGGKEEEKKKKKKHLGIRHMGIQNLLRFLKPFIRPVHIRKYAGKRVGIDAYSWLHKGAYSCSMELCLDMPGEAARRYLNYFMHHINLLRHYKIMPVVVFDGGSIPCKSATDHERHRRREANFELAKEKLKQGNTAGAIELFQKAVHVTPLMAHKLIQILRSEDVEFIVAPYEADAQLAYLSSLKPDQGGIAGVITEDSDLIAYGCQAIIFKMDRYGNGEEILMDKVFKSASDGLSFKDFDKELLTGMCVLAGCDFLPSIPGIGIKRAYSFVSKYKNLDRVLSVLRLDKRYKMPEDYCESFRKAVAVFHHARVYDMATRALKHLKPLEEKHLEFLNGDLDLLGPELPQSVAAAVAEGKLNPITMQHFDYLPNAEMCSESVSVLSYHRTSGDELRISFTEGSCITMCSSEQDHEEHIEDKLIVARETALDQKYIKEAFALGMLVAPAECHQVMELEVDKASVPDNNPFKKRKLEKSSSQKDDQRAALAVVTQDENSLGMVCSSPQSQESVESKPNKSTSIGKDKTRRGRPKTKNENKSAGIKKNGILKFFQPL from the exons ATGTTCAGCAGAAATTACTCCCCACACGAG caGAAGCGCAGCAGACAAAGGCGGGAAAGGCCGCGAAGTCGAGTAGGAATGAATGGATCGAAGCGGGAAGACGAGTTCTCTATTTTAACCCCCTTCCCCTTTTTATATTACTGTCTTGGGTCCCCTCCTCGTCGTCGCCGTCACCAccctccctctcctctctcttCTGATCCCCCCTCCGTGGCACCGGCGATCCCAATCTTGCGAGGGGAGggtgggaaggaggaggagaagaagaagaagaagaagcacctgGGGATCCGACACATGGGCATCCAGAATCTCCTCAGATTCCTGAAGCCATTCATACGTCCCGTCCACATCAGGAAATACGCCGGGAAAAGG GTGGGCATCGATGCCTATTCGTGGCTCCACAAGGGAG CTTATTCTTGCAGTATGGAGCTCTGCCTCGACATGCCGGGTGAAGCTGCGAGGCGTTATCTCAACTACTTTATGCATCATATCAATCTCCTCCGGCATTACAAGATCATGCCTGTCGTCGTCTTTGACGGTGGCAGCATCCCTTGTAAGTCCGCCACGGATCATGAGCGCCACAG GCGAAGAGAAGCTAATTTTGAGTTGGCAAAAGAGAAGCTCAAGCAAGGAAACACTGCAGGTGCCATTGAACTTTTCCAG AAAGCAGTACATGTCACGCCTTTGATGGCTCATAAGCTGATTCAG ATCTTAAGATCAGAAGATGTGGAATTCATAGTTGCTCCCTATGAGGCCGATGCTCAATTAGCATACTTATCTTCCCTCAAACCTGATCAAGGAGGCATTGCAGGTGTAATAACAGAAGACAGCGACCTCATTGCATACGGTTGCCAGGCT ATCATATTTAAGATGGACCGCTATGGTAATGGTGAGGAAATTCTTATGGACAAAGTCTTCAAGAGTGCTTCTGATGGACTTTCCTTCAAGGATTTTGATAAAGAATTGCTCACAG GTATGTGTGTCCTGGCTGGATGCGACTTCCTTCCTTCCATTCCAGGAATTGGGATTAAGAGAGCTTATTCTTTTGTCTCCAAGTACAAGAACTTAGATCGT GTTCTGTCAGTTTTGAGACTTGACAAGCGATATAAAATGCCAGAAGATTACTGCGAGTCTTTTAGGAAAGCAGTTGCAGTCTTTCACCATGCTCGAGT ATATGATATGGCTACACGAGCATTAAAACATTTGAAGCCTTTAGAAGAGAAGCATCTGGAGTTTCTAAATGGTGATCTGGATCTTCTTGGACC TGAGCTCCCGCAATCAGTAGCTGCTGCTGTCGCTGAAGGCAAATTGAACCCCATTACCATGCAACATTTTGACTATCTCCCTAACGCTGAAATGTGCTCGGAGTCTGTCAGCGTCCTATCCTACCATCGTACATCTGGTGATGAATTGAGAATCTCATTCACAGAGGGGAGTTGCATTACAATGTGTTCATCTGAGCAAGACCATGAAGAACATATAGAAGATAAGCTTATCG TTGCAAGAGAGACTGCTCTGGATCAAAAGTACATTAAAGAAGCTTTTGCGCTGGGTATGTTGGTTGCACCAGCAGAGTGTCATCAAGTAATGGAGCTTGAAGTAGACAAGGCATCAGTACCTGATAACAATCCATTCAAGAAGAGAAAACTAGAAAAGAGTAGTTCTCAAAAGGACGACCAGAGGGCAGCACTGGCTGTGGTGACACAAGATGAAAACTCTCTTGGTATGGTGTGTTCTTCGCCGCAGTCACAGGAAAGTGTGGAGTCCAAGCCGAATAAGTCAACGTCCATCGGAAAAGATAAGACTCGGAGAGGGAGGCCTAAAACAAAGAACGAGAATAAGAGCGCAGGGATTAAGAAAAACGGTATACTCAAATTCTTCCAACCTTTGTAG
- the LOC135631648 gene encoding signal peptidase complex subunit 3A-like, which produces MHSFAYRLNTLLTFSLLLLAVLCGAASFLDAFNSPLSASSSHVQASAQVLKVNRFRRQLNGADEVSLTFNVSLDVQPLFTWNTKQVFVFLAAEYETPKNALNQISLWDHIILDKDQAKFQTKVTTKYPLIDQGSNLRGRKVDLILHWHVMPKTGRMIRDKLHLSDFHLPEAYT; this is translated from the exons ATGCATTCGTTCGCGTACCGCCTGAACACcctcctcaccttctctctcctcctcctcgccgtcCTCTGCGGCGCCGCCTCCTTTCTCGACGCCTTCAATTCCCCCCTGTCCGCCTCCTCCTCCCATGTCCAAGCCAGTGCCCAG GTGCTTAAGGTTAATCGGTTTCGGAGGCAGCTGAATGGGGCTGATGAG GTTAGCTTGACATTCAATGTTTCTTTGGACGTGCAGCCACTGTTTACATGGAATACGAAGCAG GTTTTTGTCTTCCTTGCTGCTGAGTACGAAACTCCAAAGAATGCCCTTAACCAG ATCTCGCTATGGGATCACATAATCCTGGATAAGGACCAGGCAAAGTTCCAGACAAAGGTGACCACCAAGTATCCTCTAATCGATCAG GGAAGCAATCTCCGTGGTAGAAAAGTTGATCTTATTCTCCACTGGCATGTTATGCCTAAGACTGGCAGAATGATCCGAGACAAGCTGCACCTATCAGACTTCCATCTGCCGGAGGCTTATACGTAG